Genomic DNA from Cucurbita pepo subsp. pepo cultivar mu-cu-16 chromosome LG13, ASM280686v2, whole genome shotgun sequence:
GCAAGGCACATGGTGGAGGAAAGAGATGTTCTTGGGGTCATCCTGGGTCCGAGTATGGCACCCGACCGTGTTGCCCATGCAATTCATTCGCAAGGGGGAAGATGGGTCTCTGTGCACTTCATAGTGGCCTGGTGCAAGACAAGAGGGTTCATGGGGGAGTCTCACTTGGATCTATTATTCAGGAGCCTAATCTCAGTCAGAAGGAGAAGATGAAAGGAGTAGTCAGGGAAGATTACATGAATGAAGATCTCATCAAGGTAGGAGGCAAAGTCGGTCCAAATCTTGCGCATGTTGCAGGCAGTGAAGCAGAAGAACCGTCGATCATTCCCGAAGGTAGGGTGCACGGTGGAAGTTTGCTGGCAATGCTTGCTTGCAGCTCTGGGTTAGGCTCAAGTAGTAGAAATGTAGTTTCTGGTCCTGAGCACTCGATGGAACCTCCCTCCATGCCTCGTAGTTGGGTGTGAAGCAATCTCAGCCTTCCTTTTACGTCCATCTGGTGTTACGGGCATGGTCGGTCGGTCGGTAATGTTGGtatctctctgtctctctgtctctctctccttgTTTAGTATCTGTCCATTATAAAGCTTGTTATTTATTGGTCCAAATGGAAAGACTCCTTAAGAGTGCTCTATATTGAGGGGGCAAATTCTCAGTATTGGGTTGTTGGTTTGTTGGCTTGTTCTTTCTTGTATATATTCTTTTAGATAATGTATGTGGAACAGGCTTCAAATGCAGCTCAGCAACCTGTAGGTTTGTTAATGTTGTCATTCTGGTTATGGATAAGGGCCCTTTTCCTGTGTCGAAGTTTGAGTTTGATAGCATTTTGGTAACCGTTCGAAGTTTGAGTTTGATAGCATTTGGTTGAAGTTTGAGTTTGATAGCATTTAGATTAGTTTTTGAGTTATCGTCGAGATTTGGGTTTTGATAGCATTAGCTGTCGAAGTTTGATTTGAGTTATCTCGtgaagttttgaaaaagtagtttatttgtattaaaaatatttgtagttcatttttctctcttctttctcctccctaCCGTCCTTTCCCCTTCCCTCGTCCGTCCCTTGCCATTATCGTTTTATGTGTACTTTTGGTCTTTAAAGTTTGGGATCGATAGCATTTTGGTCGatgaattttcaaactccAGTCGGTCTCTCTTTTCATATTACATAACTGTAGCTAACAAAAGCTTTTGCCATCGTTATTTACCATTGGTTGGTGTCGAAGGAAGAAAATCATTCTTTAGCTCGACATTTAAACTCAATCAAACATATCTTAGATTTGACGaacactaattttttaaaaataaaaaatttacctaTACCCCAAACTAACAACCTCCcctatttctaaaaattatttaaaatattgaaaccaAAGTTAGCGagtatataaaacaaattaaaatagacGGAGGACAACGGAAAATCTTGGATTTGGATAATTTAAAGAGTAAATatacaattttcaatttacattTCATCAACagcgtttgtagtccaacggttaggataattgccttccaagcaatagacctGAACATTTTCTCAAGTTtcaccaaaatttcaaaataaaaagattctacaaattaaaaaaaaagaaaaaaaaaagattctaaATATATAGGAGGTTCGTCCTCGAGGCTTCATATGTGGTCGgttctttgtttatttcttgagTTAAAAAGTTTTCTATATTAAAAAGGAAGGCCTAAAATACAAGGCAAATTGCCTtccaacaaataataaattcaggTATACATTCCCAATAAATgaataatggtttttttttttaaagaaatactcagaaGTAGAAATTTGTGTAAGaatattagaaagaaaattaagtttttcttcataaacttttatgttaaaatagataaacgaacaagaacaaaacactgtGTTGGTATAGAATTGCCTTACTCAAAAGcagaaactaaaatttttCCAAAAGCAtaataattactattttaccTATTCAACTTCCATAAACCTTAATAACTTGAAAAAGTACTTAGAAATCAATTACCCTTCCCAATCATCCTGTCATTTTAACCCATAAATTCTCAAAAGTTacattttaagttaaaatataatataaataacatCATAGGAGGCATCACGGAAGCCGACACTAAAGTTTGTGTCTAGctgaatatataaataaagagaataaAGTCACAGTTAATTAGGTTATACATGTTAGACTTAGACTTAGAGCCTAAGTTCCCATGACTTTAATTAGGTTATACATGTTAGACTTAGACTTAGAGCCTAAGTTcccatgactttgctttgagcttccccaaaaggcctcgaaCCAATAGaattagtattcctcacttataaacccatgatcattccggacttccatcatccaacaatacATAGACGTGatgattattaattatgttGGACCTTTCTTATGATGTGCTCTTATTAATGATGCAACTAAACTTACTTTAGCAGTTGGAAAGAAACTATTAATACCATGCCTCCCTATCACATCAAATATGCCTTTTTATCTTCTAAATTCAACTCTATAGTGCTGCTACATGATCCAAGCTTGTGCAAGGAACAGCAAAACTTTGACACACAATATGATCCATAATGATCAAAACCCATAAACAGATTTCACAAAAGggaagaatttgaagaaatcaTGCAccaaaataaccaaatcaaacagATGAATGAAACAACTCTCACTTTATACATGAAACCCACTGTCAATTAAGTATAACATCCCTAAAATTTGTGGTTCACTAAGGCTTAACATGTAAGGAGAGCTATAAAATTATAGCAAAATCATGTGTAGTATCCGCAATCCATAAATTAATCCACATTGCCAACCCACTgatgagaagagaagagaagaaaaagaagaacagattCTTTCATGGATGAAACTTCAGGACGCCAATGACTAAGAAAAAGCCTATCAAATGCATATTttgaaaacaacaacaaaaaaaacaggaCTACTACCACGGGTCGGGGGCGTCTCTCAAGCGATCTTTTTGTCCTTCAGAGGTCCTCTTGGGATTTTAGAAAGTACCTTCTCATCAAATACTACGTACTGCTTCTTGATCTCTGCAATTGCCTTCTCTGCCAAGGCGTCCACCTTATCGTCGTATTTCTCGTAGAACACAGGTACAGTGAAGAGCAAAATAACTCCTGTTACACATTGATTCGACAACGAGAAGTCACTAAAATGCAAGACTGGAGAGAACAAAACtaattgaaattgaagttCACACTGAAAACTTCCTCACCTATGTACAGCAAGGTTAGGAAATTGAACCAGGTTCCCACAATGGACAGAACCCACAAACCAGCAATTGCCTAGCAAACAAAATTATGGATACAAGATTCAGAACTAAATTTGAACTATTTTTGAATACTAGATTCAGAACtaaatcaagaacaatatcCAAGAGGTAGAAGTTAACGTACAGAAAGAAAGATCTTCAAATCCCTTCCTGATGCGATCTCTCTCAAGACAGCAATGGCCCTATTGATCTCAACTCTCAATGCAGTGGCGATCTCTTTCACTGGCTCCTCCGGAATGTGAACTTGAGGAATGTGTGGCAGAGACCTGTACGAAAAAGGTGTCGGCATACAGTTAAGCGATGATGATTCAAAAGGTGAACCGTATGCCAAGCTAGAACAACTTACTTGTTAATGAAGAAAGAAGCATTGGACCACAAAAACACTACTGCCAGAGCAGCCATACAAATGTGGCAAATCAAGGTCAGAAAGTGATATTCAAGCAACTCAAACAAAATCCATGCGACTGTTGCTCCTCCTAGAACTCCACCGGAtacctttttgtttctccaaAGGAAGATATCAGCCGCTGTAGAGAATAGATTAAAACAGCAGAGGGAAAGCAATGATTCATTAGATACACCAATGAAAATTCATTCCGTAACATCAAAATGTTCTTTACATAGACTGAATTTCAAGCTATAATGAATCAGGAAGAGGAACAATTGACACTATTTTGAAGTTATAAAAGGTGTTAATACGCATCGCAAAGTTGAAAAATCGAAATGTCATGCATGATTGTAAACCAACTATTGGAGGATGAAACAGGATCAACTGAAAGCGTATGCTAAAATTGTAGATAGATCCAGATCTACAAACTCAACTAAaagtttcataaaataaaagacgAACTATCCATGAGACGCCGATCCACTTCAGACGCCATAAATCGCTCCCGAAGCAGCGAAGAAcatcaatataaaaataagatcaTCTGGATTCAACATCCATCCATTTCCTCAAACAGTTAATCATCTTAGAagcaaacaaatcaaaaccatgCATTCAAATcgaaacacacaaaaaaaaaaaaaaaaaaaaaaaaaaaaaaaaaaaaaaaaaaaaaaaaaaaaaaaaNAACTTATCTATACAACAAAACCAGGAAATCAGGCAGAGGAACATTTCCACGAAGACAAAATAACGAAAAAATTACTTACGTTTTCCCCCACCGAAAACCCTGTGGACAGGCCTTTCCCTACCGAAGAGACGATAAATCTTGGATTTAATAGAACCAGAAGTGTCAACCTTTTCATTGTCGGAATCGGAAGAAGAGGAATCATGAGCGTGAATCTTCCCGGAAATCTTATCAATCAACGACTCACCTTTGGGCTCATCGTGGTCGTGATGCTCGGCCATAACCACTACCAAAGAACAAGCGcttcaacaaattcaaaaaagcACTTACAAAAATGGTTCCAAAACTGAACCGatccaaaatcaaaacccgTTCCGCTCAGAGAAATCCACAACTACGAAGGTTGATTATTCCCCCAGAGCGCGGTGTCTCTCCGTTCGTCTGTGTCTATATAAACAAAGGATGAATCATGAATGAGGAATCTGAGCCGTCGAAAGAGGTCGAACCAGATTTAGAGCCCCATCTTCATTTTTAGGTTTTCCATTGATAGCCACAAAGGTAAGAGCCCAAACGAAGACTCCATTAAGAAATCGCTTGCGATTCGAACACGTCGCCTTTTGCTGACGACAGAATCTTCACTGcttcatatttcaaaatttaaatcccCTCACGCACCACGTGACTTCCCTCCACTCCACGTGCTCCCTTTCTTAACCCACTCCCCCTTTTATCTTCCGCCACGTGGTTTCTACGGACGCTCccgattttcttttcttttctttgatttttaaattttttaatcctccaattgacatttttattttgtataatccaaacttaaaataaaattatcatttcagttttttatttcaataatggcgtttttaatgcattttttaaaaataaatatattaaatttaaaagcacTCTTTTTTATCGAGCTTTTCTTGTCTAGGTTAGTGTCTTTCAAATGATTTAACTTATTTgggagagaacgaaacattctttaaatgtatgaaaatctctccctctcaTATGCATTAACGTCGAGGGAAAGcacaaaaagaataatatttgctagcagtaaGTTTGAGCTATATAAATCATATCAGAGTCAAAtaccagacgatgtgccaataGGGAGGCTGGACACTGGCGacgtgccagcaagaacgttgGCCTCGAGGAGATGGGTTATGAGacctcacatcgattggagaaagaaacgagtgctagcgaggacgcaaGACCCTGCATCAATTAGACAGAAGAACAAGTGTCTGTGAAGACACTAAACCCCAAAAAGGGATGAATTTAAGATTTTGGTATAAATAGATTATGATTGgggtttaaaaatatatttaatttttgtattttatttaaaaaatacttttaaaatttcaaaagattcaCTAAtgcttttaaataaaaaaaaaataaaaaaaatgtagttttagataaaaatcttattattttatttcaaaaatatatttaaactttcaaaccggtttaaaaaatattttaaattttttattcttaaaatttaaaaagtaacaaaaaaaaaaattattcataagTATATAATcaataacatatttaaaaaatacacataaattttattatttttacgaataataagaatatatttattaatttagttatttttcaaaaacaaccCAGCTTCattcttattaattttctaaatttgtatttttattcttatcaAAATAACTATCTTAAAgtggttaatattttaatactaaattaggAATATTCACTTGTAATATGATATTTAGGTAAAAGTATACCAAAATTTAATTCCAATTTCATCCATGCATGTAGCCCACGTGTTATGTTCTAATTGGTACGGACAAACCATAGGTTAGTTTTCCAACTCTAAATTTTGGTAAGTGTCGAATGgcatgagaaaagaaaaaaaagagagaaaaaaataataatgaatctaaataagaattatattgaaaattacctaattaacattttatttagttgagattaaattaaaaaaaaaaaaatgcaatattttattttaaaaacttgtaaaaaaatgctattaatttttttaattttttttaaaaaagtttaaaaatattattataattaatagtccaataaaaaaatactcataaacttttaaaataatattaatactgtttgacttttattttttcaaaaaaattattatttatggacGTATGTTTTTTAATGACTTTAAGCGAAATATGAAGtatagataaatatatttttattttttaaaatgttaagaatattttcgaaacaaataaaaaatttcataatttagaaaaaaaaaagaaaaaaaaactgtttattaattttctagaagcaaaataaataaataaataaataaataaacatttggTAATCCATTTATTAATGGCCccaaggaaaaaagaaaaattcacaCTGTACATACaactaaatcttaaaaaaactTAGGTTGACCTAATTACAATCTACAACCTTGATAGCTTTAGATTGAACTGTCATCATTTCTTCGTTATAATTTCTTATCTTACTCCAATGCCTTCTATAAATATCGAAGAAGTGTCTCTTTTGCACCATCGTCCAACTCGAgaatattcaatttcaaagcAAGAACAAGATGATACGGCAACAATGGAAACCTATTATTTTCGTTTGTGTTCTTATGTCGGTAGCTTTTACGGCCTACTCGTTGCCTCTTTCGACCAGCGGAAGATGGATCGTCGATGCTACAACAGGTCAACGTGTGAAGTTAATGTGTGTAAATTGGCCATCACACATGGAAGCCATGTTGGTGGAGGGCCTTCAATTCAAGCGGCTTGATGATATTGCTGCCTTGATAGTGAAGTTGCGGTTTAATTGCGTGCGTTTGACATACCCAATTTATATGTTCACACGCTACGCTAATTTGACTGTTCAACAATCTTTTCAAAAATTGGATTTGAAAGAGGCCATAACAGGCATAACTCAAAACAATCCTTCTATTTTGAACATGACAATCGTTGAAGCTTATGTTGCAGTAGTTGATTCACTTACTGCACATGGAATTATGGTCGTTTCGGATAATCATGTAAGTCAACCAGGATGGTGTTGTGGTAATGACGATGGCAATGGCTTCTTTGGAGATCGTTATTTCGATCCTCAAGAATGGCTACAAGGACTCCGTTTGGCCGCTGAAACCTTAAAGAACAAGTCTCacgtatgtttttttttttttttttttttttttttttttttttttttttNATAACCGCTATTAGTTCTAatggtttgaaaattttcatttacacattaagttttattttatatgatttttgaCCATCTCCACGATAATATATTTGCAAAAGGTGGTAGCAATGAGCTTGAGAAACGAGCTGCGAGGAGGACACCAAAAAGAGGACGTGTGGTATCAATACATGAGTGAAGGAGCTAAGCTCATTCACCAAATTAACCCAAATGTTTTAGTTGTAGTTTCGGGACTAAGCTACGACACTGATCTCGGCTTCTTGAAAAACAGACCCATGGGGTTCAACTTAGACAACAAGCTTGTATTTGAGATTCACTTGTACTCTTTCTCACATAATGGTCGTGGTTGGATGTCGAAGCCATTAAACACATTCTGTGCTAGTAGCAATCAAGGATTTGAAGACCGAGCAGGGTTTCTTGTGAGAGGACAAAACTCAACGCCATTGTTGGTGAGTGAATTTGGGATCGACCAAACAGGCGCAGATGAGGGTCAAAATCGATTTTTGAACTGCTTTTCTACCTACCTTACcgaaaatgattttgattggGCCTTATGGGCTTTACAAGGTAGTTACTATCGTCGTGACGGTATGATAAATTCTCAGGAAACATACGGCGTCTTAGATTCCAATTTTACCGGTGCAAAAAAGCCCAATTTCCTTCAGAAGTTCGAGCTTTTACAAACTAAACTTCAAGgtataacctttttttttttttctatttaaaaactaagattattttcttcccattttttaggtcttacattttttttttactaatccAAGAATAATGATTGTTCTTTAACAACAGATCCAAGTTCAAAGCAGACAACATCGTTCATAATGTACTATCCTCTTAGTGGTGAATGTGTActaacaaatgaaaaaaatcaattagcACTTGGTGGATGTAACCATTCTTATCGTTGGAGCCATGAAAAAGATGGTGCACCAATGAGGTCGGTAGGATCTAAATTGTGTTTAAAAGCGGTAGGAGATGGGCAACCTCCAATTCTCAATGAAGACTGCTCGAGCCAACAAAGTGCTTGGAAATATGCTACAGAGTCGAAGCTTCAACTAGCCTCCACTAACGAACAAGGACAAGCTTTGTGCTTGCAAAGTGATCCTACTTCAGGTCTAATCGTGACTAAGAACTGCATGTGTTTGAATGATGCCGAGTGTCGTGAAGATCCACAAAGTCAATGGTTCAAGCTTGTCCCGTCCAATGTAATTCCCAGTTAATTGAACTTCAAATTTAGATCTTTGTAATAAGTCAAAGTTTATAAACGATATTTCCACCGatagagtttttattttttatttttttaacctcatttttcttttaaaaataaattctttgattttgaagataatattctttttataatttttttttaatatttattccaaaaaatattaaatataaatatatagtNCGGTCTCTTTTGCATCATCATCCAACTCGAGAgcattcaatttcaaagcaAGGCCAAAATGACTGGACAAGAACggaaaaatattgttttagttTGTGTTTTTGTGTTGTTAACGTTCAAGGCCTATTCGTCGCCTCTTTCAACCAATGGAAGGTGGATCGTCGATGCCACAACAGGCCAACGTGTGAAGTTAATGTGCGTAAATTGGCCAGGGCACATGCAAGCCATGTTGGCAGAGGGCCTTCATCTCAGGCCGCTCGATAATATCGCCGCCTCGGTTGCAAAGTTGCATTTCAATTGTGTGCGTTTGACTTACTC
This window encodes:
- the LOC111809209 gene encoding reticulon-like protein B2, with amino-acid sequence MAEHHDHDEPKGESLIDKISGKIHAHDSSSSDSDNEKVDTSGSIKSKIYRLFGRERPVHRVFGGGKPADIFLWRNKKVSGGVLGGATVAWILFELLEYHFLTLICHICMAALAVVFLWSNASFFINKSLPHIPQVHIPEEPVKEIATALRVEINRAIAVLREIASGRDLKIFLSAIAGLWVLSIVGTWFNFLTLLYIGVILLFTVPVFYEKYDDKVDALAEKAIAEIKKQYVVFDEKVLSKIPRGPLKDKKIA
- the LOC111808641 gene encoding uncharacterized protein LOC111808641, with the translated sequence MSVAFTAYSLPLSTSGRWIVDATTGQRVKLMCVNWPSHMEAMLVEGLQFKRLDDIAALIVKLRFNCVRLTYPIYMFTRYANLTVQQSFQKLDLKEAITGITQNNPSILNMTIVEAYVAVVDSLTAHGIMVVSDNHVSQPGWCCGNDDGNGFFGDRYFDPQEWLQGLRLAAETLKNKSHVVAMSLRNELRGGHQKEDVWYQYMSEGAKLIHQINPNVLVVVSGLSYDTDLGFLKNRPMGFNLDNKLVFEIHLYSFSHNGRGWMSKPLNTFCASSNQGFEDRAGFLVRGQNSTPLLVSEFGIDQTGADEGQNRFLNCFSTYLTENDFDWALWALQGSYYRRDGMINSQETYGVLDSNFTGAKKPNFLQKFELLQTKLQDPSSKQTTSFIMYYPLSGECVLTNEKNQLALGGCNHSYRWSHEKDGAPMRSVGSKLCLKAVGDGQPPILNEDCSSQQSAWKYATESKLQLASTNEQGQALCLQSDPTSGLIVTKNCMCLNDAECREDPQSQWFKLVPSNVIPS